Within the Thermoplasmatales archaeon genome, the region AAAAATGGGCTTGTGCTTTACCAGGATGTTGGATCCACACCTGAAGGAGTTGTATGTGTGCGGACACATCTCATACATGAAAGCGGGGAATCATTGAAGACAAGTCCACTCTACATGAAAGTAGAAACAAAGGGTAAGGGATCACCACAATCAGTGGGATCCGCAATAACCTACGCAAGAAGATACCAAATCCTTGCATTATTAGGGATTGCAAGCGAAGATGACGACGCCAACCTCGCATCACGGCCACGACCAACAACAACACCAAGACCCAACCATAGGTGAATAAGGATGGTTATCAAAACTTTCAGGGATATTGTGGACAGGCAGAAAAGCATAGAAAAGTTAGAGGAGATGAAAGAGTACATTGAAAAGAGAATCCAAGAACTCCAAGAATCTAAGACAAGTAAAAAGGAAGTTAAGACGAGAGAAGTAGTTCGATCAATAACATACCAACTTGAAAAAGTAAAGTGTGGTAAAGAAGGATGCACAAAGTGTCCCCATGGCCCATACTGGTATGCT harbors:
- a CDS encoding ERF family protein, translated to MTCYIRYYGNHGRLALRGGDIKMEEMENRKNLVRALLEVQKEIRNPKNTEINPYYRSKYAPLPDILNLVRPLLAKNGLVLYQDVGSTPEGVVCVRTHLIHESGESLKTSPLYMKVETKGKGSPQSVGSAITYARRYQILALLGIASEDDDANLASRPRPTTTPRPNHR